The DNA window AGGCTGGAGAGGATCTCAGGCTTATCGAGGTGTAGCTCCGGTCTGTCAGAGAAGACGGACTTCGACAACCTGCCCGTTTCTTATTCTCTTCCCTGCGCCAAGCATTACGAGTCCGGATGCCGCTGCTATGCTGGTTATCGCCCCGGATTCTTTGAAAACAGGATAAGCGCCGTTCGCTGTCACTCGTACCGGAATGATACTCATGAATCCAGGTGCAGCACTCTCTCTTCCACGGTATGCTGTTCTGACAACATTGTTATTCGAAGGATGCTCCCCGGTCATGCGCATGATGCATCTCCTCAGCAGCAGGTGCGCTCCGACAAATGAGGAAACAGGATAACCGGGCAGCCCGAATACGGGCTTCCCGTCCACAATACCGAACATAGTTGGACGTCCCGGTCTCATTCTGACACCGTGAAAGAGCAGTCTGCCACTGCCTGCTATCGCGGACGCCGTCAGATCACGCTCACCAACCGAACTTCCGGAAACAAATACACAGATATCCTTTTTCAGTCCCCATGAAAGCGCACTGTCAACGTCTCCGGGTGTGTCGCCTACCGGATCGTGAATTGATGGTGTGCCGCCTGCATCCGAAACAACTGCCGCTACAACATGGGAATTGACATCATAGATCTGCCCCTGTCTGGCCTCACTTCCGTGGGGTGCAATCTCGTCGCCACCGGGAATAATCGCAACTTCGGGTCTCTTCATCACAGGGACATCCCTGATACCCTGTGAAGCCAGACTGCCGATCATGCCGGCAGTGAGGCGTTTTCCCTTTTCCGCCGCTACGCTTCCCTTGACAATATCCACGCCCATTCTGGATATGTTCTCCCACTTCTCCACGTCGCCTGAGATTGCAACGCTGTCTCCACGGACTTCCGCAAATTCCATCATTACAACAGCATCTGCTCCGTCGGGTACCGGCGCTCCGGTGGCAATAGCCACACAACCTCCTTTCCTCACTTTTATGCCTGAAACCTCGCCTGCATGTACACTTCCATCCAGCCTGAGTGTTTTCGTGCCCCGTTTGTTCAAATCTGCGCTCCTGACTGCATAGCCGTCAACCGCCGATCTGTTCCAGGGAGGTACGCTGACGCCTGCTCTTACAGTTCTGGCCAGCACCCTTCCACATGCCGAGTCTATGTCGCACAACTCCATCCTGAGGGATAGTTTTGTTCTCTTTTCAACTGTCCTGATTGCTTCTTCCAGCGTACGGTAATTCCATCTCATCTCTTCGCTTCCCTGACCAGATGCCCGATTTCCGGAAGAATTAATTTTTCCATTGCGAGCAAAGCTCCTTCCGGCGAACCCGGCAGGCAGAATACCAGTGTTCCCGCCGTAACGCCCCCGAAGGCTCTGCTCATCATCGCAGCGCTTCCAACTTCCTCGTAGCTGAGGTGCCTGAACAGTTCGCCGAAACCGTCTATTCTCCTGTCCAGACGGGGTGCAATTGTTTCATATGTCACGTCCCTGGCTGTTATTCCCGTTCCTCCACTGAATATGATCGCATTCGTGCCTGTGCCAATCATCTCGTCGAATACCCTGTTTAGCATCTGCGCATCATCCTTTACTATAATTCTGCGCAGGACTGAATGCCCCGAAGCTTCAATGGCGCGCACGATTGCATCACCTGAGGCATCATCCGAGACGGTCCTGCTGTCGCTGACAGTGACAACGCAGAATGATGCCGAAACAGGCGATGTCTTTCTGTGCTCACCGACGCTCATTCCTACCGACCCCTGTACTTGTTCAGCACCCTTATTTCCGCAATTGACGTAACAGGGTACTGCCCGGATGCGTCTTTTTCGCTTGATTTCACCATATCCCAGACTGTCAGCAGCGCAACGGAGACCCCGGTCAACGCTTCCATTTCCACACCTGTTTTCCAGTGTGCGGCAACTTCGCATCTCGCAGTAACAGTATCGGTTCCGGCCCTGAGTCGTACGCGCACGTAATCGAGCGGTATGTTATGACAGAGCGGAATGAGTTCGTGCGTCTTCTTGGCCGCTCCCACTCCGGCAATTTCGGCAGCAGGAAAAGGATTACCTTTCTTTCCTGCGCCTCTCTTCAACAGCATCATGCTCCGTCTGGTAAGACGGATCGTGCCTTCCGCAACTGCTTTTCTCGGCACTACGGCTTTTTCCGAAATGTCTATCATTTCTGTTTCCGAGATTCCTTCCTCTGCAACTCTTCTGATTGCCATCGAGTCACTTCTCCTATGTCCTTTTTCCAGATGGGAACCGTCGTCTTCAGCCTGTCTATTATCTCCTCGCAGGCCCGGAAGCCGTCCTTCCTCCTCTCCGACGAAACGGCCACGGAGACGCTGATATCTCCTGCCGGGACGTCTCCTGTCCTGTGTATCACAACTGCATCTCTGATATCGAATTTCTTCATAACATCTGCAGCAATTACAGTAATCATCCGTTCGGCCATTCCTGGATAATGCTCGTAATGAAGCGAAGAGATTGTCCTACCTCCTTCTGTAGGCCTTACTATCCCAGAAAATGTCACAGTTGAACCACATCCGCTTTTGTCAAGCTTTTCCAGAGCATCCGCCTCTGAAATCTGAGATGCTCTTATTTCTACAAACATAATCCACCACTAACCGGCGGCATTGCCGCAACGATGTCACCCTGTCGGATCTGAGTTTCGTCAGT is part of the Candidatus Sysuiplasma acidicola genome and encodes:
- the moaC gene encoding cyclic pyranopterin monophosphate synthase MoaC, with the protein product MAIRRVAEEGISETEMIDISEKAVVPRKAVAEGTIRLTRRSMMLLKRGAGKKGNPFPAAEIAGVGAAKKTHELIPLCHNIPLDYVRVRLRAGTDTVTARCEVAAHWKTGVEMEALTGVSVALLTVWDMVKSSEKDASGQYPVTSIAEIRVLNKYRGR
- a CDS encoding molybdenum cofactor biosynthesis protein MoaB, encoding MSVGEHRKTSPVSASFCVVTVSDSRTVSDDASGDAIVRAIEASGHSVLRRIIVKDDAQMLNRVFDEMIGTGTNAIIFSGGTGITARDVTYETIAPRLDRRIDGFGELFRHLSYEEVGSAAMMSRAFGGVTAGTLVFCLPGSPEGALLAMEKLILPEIGHLVREAKR
- a CDS encoding molybdopterin molybdotransferase MoeA; protein product: MRWNYRTLEEAIRTVEKRTKLSLRMELCDIDSACGRVLARTVRAGVSVPPWNRSAVDGYAVRSADLNKRGTKTLRLDGSVHAGEVSGIKVRKGGCVAIATGAPVPDGADAVVMMEFAEVRGDSVAISGDVEKWENISRMGVDIVKGSVAAEKGKRLTAGMIGSLASQGIRDVPVMKRPEVAIIPGGDEIAPHGSEARQGQIYDVNSHVVAAVVSDAGGTPSIHDPVGDTPGDVDSALSWGLKKDICVFVSGSSVGERDLTASAIAGSGRLLFHGVRMRPGRPTMFGIVDGKPVFGLPGYPVSSFVGAHLLLRRCIMRMTGEHPSNNNVVRTAYRGRESAAPGFMSIIPVRVTANGAYPVFKESGAITSIAAASGLVMLGAGKRIRNGQVVEVRLL
- a CDS encoding molybdenum cofactor biosynthesis protein MoaE: MFVEIRASQISEADALEKLDKSGCGSTVTFSGIVRPTEGGRTISSLHYEHYPGMAERMITVIAADVMKKFDIRDAVVIHRTGDVPAGDISVSVAVSSERRKDGFRACEEIIDRLKTTVPIWKKDIGEVTRWQSEELQRKESRKQK